Proteins co-encoded in one Kribbella qitaiheensis genomic window:
- a CDS encoding SIR2 family NAD-dependent protein deacylase yields the protein MTTAEELVSKAERIAVLTGAGISTASGIPDFRGPQGVWTKNPEAQAMFDIDSYVVSRAVRVEAWKFRLAAPAWTAEPNAGHLALVDLERQGRLTGLTTQNVDGLHQKAGSSPGLVHELHGTVRSVDCLSCGRRIPMADVLRRLEAGEEDPACEVCGGILKSATVSFGQSLDQTVLDAAVAATRSADLFLAIGTSLQVYPAAGLCDIALTAGIPLLILNADPTPYDEEATALVPDPIEIALPALIS from the coding sequence GTGACCACTGCCGAGGAACTGGTGTCGAAGGCCGAGCGGATCGCAGTACTGACCGGTGCGGGCATCTCCACCGCCTCTGGCATCCCCGACTTCCGCGGTCCGCAGGGCGTCTGGACGAAGAACCCCGAGGCGCAGGCGATGTTCGACATCGACTCGTACGTCGTCTCGCGGGCGGTCCGGGTCGAGGCGTGGAAGTTCCGCCTCGCGGCGCCCGCGTGGACCGCCGAGCCGAACGCCGGCCACCTCGCCCTCGTCGACCTCGAACGCCAAGGCAGGCTCACCGGCCTGACCACCCAGAACGTCGACGGACTCCACCAGAAGGCCGGCTCGTCACCAGGCCTGGTCCACGAGCTGCACGGAACCGTCCGGTCCGTCGACTGCCTGAGCTGCGGCCGCCGCATCCCGATGGCCGACGTCCTCCGCCGCCTCGAAGCCGGCGAGGAAGACCCGGCTTGCGAGGTCTGCGGCGGCATCCTGAAGTCGGCGACCGTCTCCTTCGGCCAATCGCTCGACCAGACCGTCCTCGACGCCGCGGTCGCCGCCACCCGCTCGGCAGACCTCTTCCTCGCGATCGGCACCTCCCTCCAGGTCTACCCAGCCGCCGGCCTCTGCGACATCGCACTCACCGCCGGCATCCCACTGCTGATCCTCAACGCCGACCCCACGCCGTACGACGAGGAAGCCACCGCGCTCGTCCCGGACCCCATCGAGATCGCCCTCCCCGCCCTGATCAGCTGA
- a CDS encoding sulfurtransferase TusA family protein, translated as MTLDCRGMLCPLPVIKLAQALPGVEVGDTITVLADDPAAAIDIPAWCRMRSQELVSATDEQYVVRRLS; from the coding sequence GTGACGCTCGACTGCCGCGGCATGCTCTGCCCACTCCCCGTGATCAAGCTCGCCCAGGCGCTCCCGGGGGTGGAGGTCGGCGACACGATCACAGTGCTCGCCGACGACCCGGCTGCCGCCATCGACATCCCCGCCTGGTGCCGGATGCGCTCCCAGGAACTCGTCTCCGCCACCGACGAGCAGTACGTCGTACGCCGGCTGAGCTAG